One Parasphingorhabdus cellanae genomic region harbors:
- a CDS encoding polysaccharide deacetylase family protein gives MSDAQKSDPGLYDYAPYRGRPKIKWQDGKTCAVWVAPNLEYYELDPAVNPYRKSWPKPHPDVVGYSHRDHANRVSHWRMAEMMTKHGFPGSVSLSVALCDHIPEVVEDANQRGWEFFSHGIYNTRYSYGMDEAQERAIIEDSITTVERATGQRIRGWLAPALTHTPRTLDLLAEYGMDYTCDLYHDDQPTDVKVKSGQLTAIPYSLEVNDHYGFFIYNMSPRDYADTLIRQYDRLAEEGAQSGTVMCIPLHSYLIGQPHRIGPFEAVLEHIAADGRAWITKAGDIVDAFRKQAGGVL, from the coding sequence GTGTCTGACGCACAGAAATCCGACCCGGGCCTATATGACTATGCACCTTATCGTGGTCGCCCCAAAATTAAGTGGCAGGATGGGAAGACCTGCGCAGTATGGGTCGCGCCTAATCTGGAATATTACGAACTGGACCCTGCGGTAAACCCTTATCGCAAAAGCTGGCCAAAGCCGCATCCCGATGTGGTCGGTTATAGCCACCGTGACCATGCCAATCGCGTCTCGCACTGGCGCATGGCAGAGATGATGACCAAGCATGGATTTCCCGGTTCGGTGAGCCTGTCGGTGGCGCTGTGCGATCATATTCCCGAAGTGGTCGAAGATGCCAACCAGCGCGGCTGGGAATTTTTCAGCCACGGGATTTACAATACCCGCTATTCTTATGGCATGGATGAAGCGCAGGAACGCGCGATTATCGAGGACTCGATTACCACCGTGGAGCGCGCGACGGGTCAACGGATCAGAGGCTGGCTGGCTCCGGCACTGACCCATACGCCGCGTACGCTCGACCTGCTCGCGGAATATGGCATGGACTATACCTGCGACCTTTATCATGATGATCAGCCAACGGATGTGAAGGTGAAATCGGGTCAGCTAACGGCGATACCTTACAGCCTAGAGGTCAATGATCATTATGGCTTTTTCATCTATAACATGAGCCCCCGGGACTATGCCGATACGCTGATCCGGCAATATGATCGGCTCGCTGAAGAAGGCGCGCAATCCGGCACGGTGATGTGTATCCCGCTGCACAGTTATTTAATTGGCCAGCCCCACCGTATAGGCCCGTTTGAGGCGGTGCTGGAACATATTGCAGCGGATGGCAGAGCATGGATTACCAAAGCTGGCGACATTGTTGACGCCTTCCGCAAACAAGCGGGAGGCGTGTTATGA
- a CDS encoding polysaccharide deacetylase family protein — MSLDPSYLDYPKRRRGMDHDYYPYSSLFDRKPVQWPDDKRLLIWPVVSLEYFPMVPNDDPFRAPEHMQTAYPDYRHYTAREYGTRIGIYRLLGAFEKVGAKVSVATNSVIAERYPQLIADIVSGGHEIIAHSTDMNGTIASGLTEVEEKALIEASLAALEMATGTRPRGWLSIARSQSFNTAKLLTEAGVDYMCDWVNDELPYAFQTDAGAITNIPLNHELSDRQIINVQQQSVDSYAEQMMDAADWLLAEAEHYGGRMMPMHLTPYIMGLPYRIGSFEKLIADLVERTDIGFARGDTILDSWMAQQ, encoded by the coding sequence ATGAGCCTTGATCCCAGCTATCTCGACTATCCCAAACGTCGCCGCGGGATGGATCATGACTATTATCCCTATAGCAGTTTGTTCGATCGCAAACCGGTGCAATGGCCCGACGATAAAAGGCTACTGATCTGGCCGGTCGTCTCCCTCGAATATTTCCCGATGGTTCCGAATGATGATCCATTTCGTGCACCGGAGCATATGCAGACGGCCTATCCCGACTATCGCCATTACACAGCGCGCGAATATGGCACCCGGATCGGTATTTACCGGTTGCTGGGTGCGTTTGAGAAGGTTGGAGCAAAGGTTTCGGTCGCGACCAACAGCGTTATCGCAGAACGCTATCCGCAGCTGATTGCGGATATAGTTTCCGGCGGTCATGAGATTATCGCGCATAGCACCGACATGAACGGTACAATTGCAAGCGGACTGACTGAGGTTGAAGAAAAAGCGCTAATCGAAGCCTCTCTCGCAGCGTTAGAAATGGCGACCGGAACCCGCCCGCGCGGTTGGCTATCCATCGCGCGTTCGCAAAGCTTTAACACTGCAAAGCTCCTTACCGAGGCAGGGGTCGATTATATGTGCGACTGGGTAAATGATGAATTGCCTTATGCGTTTCAGACGGATGCGGGAGCGATCACCAATATTCCGCTCAATCATGAACTTTCCGATCGGCAGATTATCAATGTCCAGCAGCAGTCGGTGGACAGCTATGCCGAGCAAATGATGGATGCAGCCGATTGGTTGCTTGCTGAGGCGGAGCACTATGGTGGCCGGATGATGCCTATGCATTTGACGCCCTATATCATGGGGCTCCCATACAGGATTGGCAGTTTTGAGAAGCTGATCGCAGATCTTGTGGAGCGTACAGATATCGGGTTCGCACGGGGTGATACGATACTCGATAGCTGGATGGCGCAGCAATGA
- a CDS encoding aldehyde dehydrogenase family protein yields the protein MKIRNPRTGKSDYAIAPLSSEAVTKEARRLREAQSDWAAKTPEQRGAILLQWADAIEAHLGAIIPALTADTGRGGISKIEAAGVPGQIRRWAQMAPQLIAEGQPVEQPTSVPTITTSTRLVPYQLVGVISPWNFPMTLALIDVIPALMAGAAVLVKPSEVTPRFIRPLMATIGQIPELAGVLAIIEGDGATGAAMVEHVDYVCFTGSVATGRKVGESAAQAFIPASLELGGKDPMIVLASANPERAAATALRASIVNTGQACQSIERVYVAREIAAPFLASLTVQAEAVELNYPNINQGHIGPFIFEKQAEIAQHQIDDAVSKGAKLVTGGTVENLGGGLYLRPTILTDVPPDADIMREENFGPVIPVVIYDQIEQAIAQANDSIFGLSAAVVGGCATEAERIGTRLKAGAVSINDGSLTSMVWEAEKSSFGYSGLGASRMGASGLMRFFRKQALIRQSGDAARIEAFAEENF from the coding sequence ATGAAGATACGCAACCCGCGTACCGGCAAGTCGGACTATGCAATTGCACCGCTGAGCAGTGAAGCGGTAACGAAGGAAGCGCGGCGATTGCGGGAGGCGCAAAGCGACTGGGCGGCAAAAACACCGGAACAGCGTGGTGCGATACTGCTGCAATGGGCTGATGCGATTGAAGCTCATCTTGGCGCGATCATCCCGGCTTTGACCGCTGATACGGGGCGTGGCGGCATCTCCAAGATCGAAGCGGCGGGCGTACCGGGCCAGATCAGGCGTTGGGCTCAGATGGCGCCACAGCTGATCGCAGAAGGCCAGCCTGTCGAACAACCGACTTCGGTGCCGACAATCACCACTTCGACCCGTTTGGTGCCCTATCAGCTGGTTGGTGTGATCAGCCCATGGAATTTCCCCATGACCCTCGCACTGATCGACGTCATTCCGGCGCTGATGGCGGGAGCAGCGGTGCTGGTTAAGCCTTCGGAGGTCACACCGCGTTTTATCAGGCCGCTGATGGCAACCATAGGGCAAATCCCGGAGCTGGCGGGAGTGCTCGCCATCATCGAGGGCGATGGCGCGACGGGGGCGGCGATGGTCGAACACGTGGATTATGTCTGTTTTACCGGGTCGGTGGCGACGGGGCGGAAAGTTGGCGAAAGTGCCGCGCAGGCCTTTATTCCGGCGAGTCTCGAGCTGGGTGGGAAGGATCCGATGATTGTGCTGGCGAGTGCGAATCCGGAAAGGGCGGCGGCGACGGCGCTGAGGGCCAGTATCGTCAACACGGGGCAGGCCTGCCAATCGATCGAGCGGGTCTATGTCGCGCGGGAAATTGCCGCGCCGTTCCTCGCCAGTCTGACCGTTCAGGCAGAGGCGGTGGAGCTCAATTACCCTAATATCAATCAGGGCCATATCGGGCCGTTTATCTTTGAAAAACAAGCAGAAATTGCCCAGCATCAGATTGACGACGCGGTCAGCAAGGGCGCGAAACTTGTCACCGGCGGCACCGTCGAAAATCTCGGCGGCGGACTCTATCTCAGGCCTACGATACTCACCGATGTTCCGCCGGATGCGGACATCATGCGGGAGGAGAATTTCGGCCCCGTCATCCCGGTCGTGATCTATGATCAGATTGAACAGGCGATTGCGCAGGCGAATGACAGTATCTTCGGATTGTCCGCCGCGGTTGTTGGCGGATGTGCCACAGAAGCGGAGCGGATCGGCACCAGGTTGAAGGCGGGCGCGGTCTCAATCAATGACGGGTCGCTGACGTCAATGGTCTGGGAAGCCGAAAAATCGAGCTTCGGCTATTCCGGGCTCGGCGCGTCGCGGATGGGCGCAAGCGGCCTGATGCGCTTTTTCCGTAAACAGGCGCTGATCCGGCAATCGGGCGACGCGGCGCGGATAGAGGCTTTTGCAGAGGAGAATTTCTGA
- a CDS encoding class I SAM-dependent methyltransferase, with the protein MGVELQHPMKPELTAEEAARGRFVSGIRAFILNDLAGDLRIAYDKRAAPAFARETGRAPETSNEAHLALRGDPAFNIYSAMRVQAQKMVWQASGAVVARDLERLEAEAAKVADAPGSVDLNLDLDIPRNVDAIEVHLMPGSYTRGGATLEAGAVYDQGLAVFSMGLMGANLDDIGLSMAAYVKGKFPDFKPQSILDTGCTIGHNTLPWKQAYPDAKVEAIDAAAGGLRYASARAKMQGQEVNFSQMSADALDYPDASFDLVFSSMFLHELSKKARAAAFKEAYRVLKPGGLLLHMELPPNDQMNAFDGFYLDWDSWYNSEPFYKGYRDESPPELCKAGGFAADDYFQFVVPSIGIYGEEAVAQAIADENANAVDSETTGRLAEGIMWFGFGAWKR; encoded by the coding sequence ATGGGCGTGGAACTACAACATCCGATGAAACCGGAACTGACGGCGGAAGAGGCGGCCCGCGGGCGCTTTGTATCGGGCATCCGGGCGTTCATTCTCAATGATCTCGCCGGAGACTTGCGCATCGCCTATGACAAGCGTGCGGCCCCGGCCTTTGCCCGCGAAACAGGCCGCGCGCCGGAAACCAGCAACGAAGCGCATCTGGCGCTCCGCGGTGATCCGGCGTTCAACATCTATTCGGCCATGCGGGTGCAGGCGCAAAAAATGGTCTGGCAGGCATCGGGCGCTGTCGTCGCGCGCGATCTCGAACGGCTGGAAGCGGAAGCGGCGAAAGTCGCCGATGCGCCCGGCTCTGTAGACTTGAACCTTGATCTCGATATTCCCCGCAATGTCGATGCCATCGAAGTGCATCTGATGCCGGGCAGCTATACGCGCGGCGGTGCGACGCTGGAGGCTGGCGCGGTCTATGATCAGGGGCTGGCGGTATTTTCCATGGGACTGATGGGGGCCAATCTGGATGATATCGGCCTGTCCATGGCCGCCTATGTGAAGGGCAAATTCCCGGACTTCAAGCCGCAGAGCATTCTCGATACGGGTTGCACCATCGGCCACAACACCCTGCCGTGGAAACAGGCCTATCCCGACGCAAAGGTCGAGGCGATTGACGCGGCGGCTGGCGGTCTGCGCTATGCCTCGGCGCGCGCGAAGATGCAGGGGCAGGAGGTCAATTTCTCCCAAATGTCCGCCGATGCGCTGGACTATCCGGATGCCAGTTTCGACCTCGTCTTTTCATCCATGTTCCTGCATGAGTTGTCAAAAAAGGCGCGTGCGGCGGCGTTTAAGGAAGCTTATCGCGTGCTGAAACCCGGCGGCTTGCTTTTGCATATGGAATTGCCGCCCAATGACCAGATGAATGCCTTTGACGGCTTTTATCTCGACTGGGATAGCTGGTATAATTCGGAACCGTTTTACAAAGGCTATCGCGACGAAAGCCCGCCCGAATTGTGCAAGGCTGGCGGCTTTGCGGCGGATGACTATTTCCAGTTCGTTGTCCCCAGCATCGGCATCTATGGTGAGGAAGCCGTAGCGCAGGCGATTGCAGATGAGAATGCCAATGCGGTCGATAGTGAAACCACCGGACGGCTGGCCGAAGGCATTATGTGGTTCGGTTTCGGAGCATGGAAACGGTGA
- a CDS encoding zinc-dependent alcohol dehydrogenase family protein encodes MKAWQIGSRTGIGGLQLADHPEPEPGADEILVKVSAAGLNYRDLMVLRGDYGTDLPEDRVPLSDGVGVIEAVGADVSGLEVGMRVMAPHFTTWLDGAYSFAVFAGDLGVTANGWLAEKIILPANAAIIVPENVSNSSAATFSVVGSTVWHAMIAFGEAKPGDLVLAQGTGGVSIFALQLAKAMGMDFAITSSSDEKLARTKDMGADYGINYRDRPDWGAALLEATGGRGADVVVDTLGFPALGETVAACAVNARIGTLGALSGTPQDQASASQGALIGKNIAIKGIASGNRAMLQQALDVVAQNNIELLVESVFDFNDAPAAFTHLESGSHMGKVMITA; translated from the coding sequence ATGAAGGCATGGCAAATCGGATCAAGGACCGGCATCGGCGGACTGCAGCTGGCCGACCATCCCGAACCGGAACCGGGGGCAGACGAGATTCTGGTCAAGGTTTCTGCGGCGGGCCTCAATTATCGCGATTTGATGGTCCTGCGCGGCGATTATGGTACGGATCTGCCCGAAGATCGCGTGCCATTGTCCGACGGTGTCGGCGTGATCGAGGCTGTTGGTGCTGATGTTTCGGGGCTGGAAGTGGGCATGCGCGTAATGGCGCCGCATTTTACCACCTGGCTCGATGGGGCCTATAGCTTCGCTGTATTTGCCGGCGATCTGGGCGTGACGGCCAATGGCTGGCTGGCCGAGAAAATCATCCTTCCCGCCAATGCCGCTATCATCGTGCCTGAAAATGTCAGTAACAGCAGTGCGGCGACCTTTTCGGTGGTCGGCAGCACGGTCTGGCATGCGATGATCGCTTTTGGGGAGGCGAAGCCGGGCGATCTTGTCCTCGCGCAAGGCACCGGCGGTGTGTCCATATTCGCGCTGCAGCTGGCCAAGGCCATGGGTATGGATTTCGCGATCACCTCGTCCAGCGACGAAAAGCTTGCGCGGACCAAGGATATGGGCGCGGATTACGGGATCAACTATCGCGACCGGCCGGATTGGGGCGCCGCCTTGTTGGAAGCCACCGGCGGGCGCGGCGCAGATGTGGTTGTCGACACATTGGGCTTTCCGGCGCTGGGCGAGACCGTGGCGGCGTGCGCCGTCAATGCGCGTATCGGCACATTGGGCGCGCTTTCCGGAACGCCGCAGGATCAAGCCAGTGCCAGTCAGGGCGCGCTGATCGGCAAGAATATCGCCATCAAGGGTATCGCGTCCGGCAATCGTGCAATGTTGCAGCAGGCACTGGATGTGGTCGCGCAAAACAATATCGAGCTGCTGGTCGAAAGCGTGTTCGATTTCAATGATGCGCCGGCCGCTTTCACGCATCTGGAAAGCGGCAGCCATATGGGCAAGGTGATGATTACCGCTTGA
- a CDS encoding class I SAM-dependent methyltransferase: MSTTPTEQKLDVAPPYNAVARHGVSPEPSHDEVARFDFLANFNKFLSGALGPGNKLAYDRRVLPAFLKEHGREPQDRFEIRHAMNKDPFHKFWSALKRNSMEMRQQNGRSMVLRQIDELNARARQFNEGRDTLELNPEIDVPRYQSAVDIHCMPGSYHGEELPGDVSAGANYDCGIFATTAGGLGALSDGGGQALVEWIKKERPGWEPRRVLDIGTTVGHNIVPLALAFPNTEFIAIDTAAPILRYAHARAQSLGATNITFIQANAEDLSRWDDGTFDWVQTTMFLHETSGKALPRIIAEGYRVLADGGLMFHLEQPEYSDAMPLYEQFIRDWDAFNNNEPFWSSMHALDMKTVMVEAGFDRAELFESGVRAVVDTDIFPEAATGDDEDHGRAAYWHAYGAWKNSDQMQHAAE, translated from the coding sequence ATGAGCACCACACCGACCGAGCAAAAACTCGACGTCGCACCGCCCTATAATGCGGTAGCACGTCATGGCGTTTCGCCCGAACCATCGCATGACGAGGTTGCGCGCTTTGATTTTCTCGCCAATTTCAACAAATTCCTTTCCGGCGCGCTCGGCCCGGGCAACAAACTTGCCTATGACCGACGCGTCCTGCCGGCTTTTCTGAAGGAACATGGCCGGGAACCGCAGGACCGTTTCGAGATCCGCCACGCGATGAACAAGGATCCCTTCCATAAATTCTGGTCCGCGCTCAAACGCAATTCGATGGAGATGCGCCAGCAAAACGGCCGGTCCATGGTGCTGCGCCAGATTGATGAACTGAATGCCAGGGCCCGGCAATTTAATGAAGGCCGTGATACATTGGAGCTGAACCCGGAAATCGACGTGCCGCGCTATCAGTCGGCCGTGGATATCCACTGCATGCCCGGCAGCTATCATGGTGAAGAGCTGCCCGGTGATGTCTCGGCAGGCGCCAATTATGATTGCGGTATCTTTGCCACCACCGCCGGCGGCCTTGGCGCGCTGTCCGATGGCGGCGGTCAGGCGCTGGTGGAATGGATCAAGAAGGAACGCCCCGGCTGGGAACCCAGACGTGTACTCGATATCGGGACCACGGTTGGTCATAATATCGTGCCGCTGGCGCTGGCTTTTCCCAATACGGAATTTATCGCGATCGATACGGCTGCGCCCATTTTGCGTTACGCCCATGCCCGCGCGCAATCACTCGGTGCGACCAATATCACATTCATTCAGGCCAATGCCGAAGATTTATCGCGCTGGGACGATGGCACATTTGACTGGGTCCAGACCACCATGTTCCTGCATGAAACCAGCGGCAAGGCGCTGCCCCGGATTATCGCAGAGGGCTATCGCGTGCTTGCTGATGGCGGCCTGATGTTCCATCTCGAACAACCGGAATATTCCGATGCCATGCCGCTTTACGAGCAATTTATCCGCGACTGGGATGCGTTTAACAATAACGAACCCTTCTGGTCCTCGATGCACGCGCTCGATATGAAAACTGTCATGGTTGAAGCCGGATTTGACCGGGCAGAGCTGTTTGAAAGCGGAGTCCGGGCAGTGGTCGATACGGATATCTTCCCCGAGGCCGCGACCGGTGACGATGAAGATCATGGCCGGGCGGCCTATTGGCATGCCTATGGTGCATGGAAAAATAGCGATCAGATGCAACACGCGGCGGAGTGA
- a CDS encoding nitrilase-related carbon-nitrogen hydrolase, translated as MTETKNYAAVAMQLAARSIEKTPDKAAARAQMLAMIGEVETKIRSATIFVQQYGGSPVKLVVLPEYLLTSYPGRISIPDFADKAALEVDGPEYEALGAMAQRLKMFVAGNAYEVDANFPGLYFQASFVVAPSGDVVLRYRRLNSMFAPTPHDVWTKYLDIYGLDGVFPVAKTEIGNLSAIASEEILYPEIARAHALRGAEIFLHSSSEIGSPLDTPKDIGKRARAQENMAYVVSANTAGIENTTLPLASADGNSMVVDYKGRVMAESNSGETFTAFADIDLGALRAARRKPAMTNFLARQRLELFAATYGNLSVQKADGLIQNNDIISPDRDYFLRTQEETIERMIKEGLI; from the coding sequence ATGACCGAGACCAAAAATTACGCTGCCGTCGCGATGCAACTGGCCGCGCGTTCGATTGAAAAGACGCCGGACAAGGCCGCGGCGCGCGCGCAGATGCTGGCGATGATTGGCGAAGTCGAGACGAAAATCCGCTCCGCAACGATTTTCGTCCAGCAATATGGCGGCAGTCCGGTCAAACTGGTGGTGCTGCCGGAATATCTGCTGACCAGCTATCCGGGGCGCATTTCCATTCCCGATTTTGCCGACAAGGCGGCGCTGGAAGTGGACGGCCCGGAATATGAGGCGCTGGGCGCGATGGCGCAGCGGCTGAAAATGTTTGTCGCTGGTAATGCCTATGAAGTGGATGCGAATTTCCCCGGCCTCTATTTCCAGGCCAGTTTCGTGGTCGCGCCATCGGGCGATGTGGTGCTGCGCTATCGCCGGCTCAATTCCATGTTCGCGCCGACGCCGCATGATGTCTGGACGAAATATCTCGATATTTACGGCCTCGACGGCGTGTTCCCGGTAGCGAAGACAGAAATTGGCAATCTTTCTGCCATCGCCTCGGAAGAGATACTCTATCCCGAAATCGCCCGCGCCCATGCGCTGCGCGGCGCCGAGATTTTCCTCCATAGCTCATCGGAAATCGGCTCCCCGCTCGACACGCCCAAGGATATTGGCAAACGCGCGCGGGCACAGGAAAATATGGCCTATGTCGTCTCCGCCAACACGGCGGGCATAGAAAACACGACCCTGCCGCTCGCCTCAGCTGATGGCAACAGCATGGTGGTTGATTATAAAGGCCGGGTGATGGCGGAATCGAATAGCGGCGAGACCTTTACCGCTTTTGCCGATATCGATCTGGGTGCCTTGCGCGCCGCACGCCGCAAACCGGCCATGACCAATTTCCTTGCGCGCCAGCGACTGGAGCTTTTTGCGGCCACTTATGGTAATTTGTCCGTACAAAAAGCCGATGGTTTGATTCAGAACAATGACATCATCTCTCCGGACCGCGACTATTTTCTGCGTACCCAGGAAGAAACCATCGAACGCATGATAAAGGAGGGCTTGATATGA
- a CDS encoding FAD-binding oxidoreductase — translation MATKANPTAAQYISDTGAEVLTDGESLNFYAHDVYQRGADLLAVVRPKNTDELSAAIAATTSQNIPVIPRGGGMSYTGGYTTDKAGAVLFDLAAMDRILEINETDMTVTVEAGCTWAKLYETLAPKRLRTPFWGTLSGLKASIGGGMSQNCLFWGSGRYGTAAQSCIAMEVVLADGTVLKTGANFTRPYGPDLTGLFLADTGALGMKATITLRMIPEAEAHGYASFTFENHEDILSAMGAIERSGVSTECFGFDPSLNAIRMQRDSLGSDAKALGQMMKKQGSVWGALKEGAKVVAAGRDFMDEAKFSLHVLTEARIQAAADDDLERARKIALDHGATETENTIPKIIRANPFGPLNSMLGPQGERWAPVHGLLPHSRAVACYDAILALFEEHREEMDRHGVFTGILVSAVSSSGAIIEPCLYWPDASNPVHEATIESAHFAKLPTLDSNSAAWELTQKLKQALVDLFHDQGAAHLQIAKTYRYRDSLDPAADSLLQDLKKTVDPKGLMNPGSLGL, via the coding sequence ATGGCCACAAAAGCCAATCCGACCGCCGCCCAATACATATCCGATACGGGTGCAGAAGTGCTGACCGACGGCGAGAGCCTGAATTTCTATGCGCATGATGTCTATCAACGCGGCGCAGATTTGTTGGCGGTAGTGCGACCGAAAAATACGGATGAACTGTCCGCCGCGATTGCCGCGACCACATCGCAGAATATCCCGGTCATCCCGCGTGGCGGCGGCATGAGCTATACGGGCGGATATACCACGGACAAGGCCGGTGCGGTGCTGTTCGATCTGGCGGCAATGGACCGGATATTGGAGATTAACGAGACAGACATGACGGTCACGGTCGAGGCCGGCTGCACCTGGGCAAAGCTCTATGAAACGCTGGCCCCCAAAAGATTGCGGACACCATTTTGGGGAACCTTGTCGGGTCTGAAAGCATCCATAGGCGGCGGGATGAGTCAGAATTGCCTGTTCTGGGGATCGGGGCGCTATGGCACGGCAGCGCAAAGCTGCATCGCGATGGAAGTCGTGCTGGCCGATGGGACAGTCCTGAAAACCGGCGCAAATTTCACCCGGCCTTATGGCCCGGACCTGACCGGCCTGTTCCTTGCCGACACTGGCGCATTGGGTATGAAGGCGACCATCACCTTGCGGATGATCCCAGAAGCCGAGGCCCATGGCTATGCCAGCTTTACCTTCGAAAATCATGAAGACATTCTCTCAGCAATGGGAGCCATTGAACGTTCAGGTGTGTCCACAGAATGTTTCGGTTTTGACCCCAGTCTGAACGCCATTCGCATGCAGCGCGACAGTCTGGGCAGCGATGCCAAGGCGCTCGGTCAGATGATGAAGAAACAGGGCAGTGTCTGGGGCGCGCTCAAGGAGGGCGCAAAGGTTGTCGCCGCAGGCCGCGACTTTATGGACGAGGCGAAATTCTCGCTCCACGTGCTGACCGAGGCGCGCATTCAGGCAGCGGCCGATGATGATCTGGAGCGCGCGCGCAAAATCGCTTTGGACCATGGAGCGACGGAGACCGAGAATACGATCCCCAAGATCATCCGCGCCAATCCGTTCGGGCCGCTCAACAGTATGCTCGGGCCCCAAGGCGAACGCTGGGCTCCGGTGCATGGCCTGTTGCCACATAGCCGAGCGGTTGCCTGTTATGATGCGATCCTGGCGCTGTTCGAGGAGCATCGCGAAGAGATGGATCGGCACGGCGTCTTCACGGGCATATTGGTATCGGCGGTCAGCAGTTCCGGCGCGATTATCGAGCCGTGCCTCTACTGGCCCGATGCATCCAACCCCGTCCATGAAGCGACCATAGAGTCTGCGCATTTCGCCAAGCTTCCGACACTTGACAGCAATAGCGCCGCATGGGAACTGACCCAGAAGCTCAAACAGGCCTTGGTCGACCTGTTCCATGATCAGGGCGCGGCGCATTTGCAGATTGCAAAAACCTATCGCTATCGCGACAGCCTCGATCCAGCTGCTGATAGCTTACTGCAAGATTTGAAAAAAACCGTTGATCCAAAGGGGCTTATGAATCCGGGATCGCTCGGTCTATAG
- a CDS encoding MFS transporter produces the protein MTDQNTSRNEFAMGWKVLLAGVLGVACGASPIPFNVIGFTVEPLIEEFGWTRTQILFPITIFGIIASLLAPFFGSLADKYGVRKVALYSLLAFGLSFAAMSFTPTAQVTSTLYIYYALWVVVGLIGIGSTPVSWSRAINLWFYKNRGLALGILLLGTSLAAIVVPKLAVWGIENYGWRAMFAIVAALPLFVALPLGYFLFREPRPEERPKAILSDSGNLTGVTLRVALKDYRFWLIWLSIAVIATAFGGAFINLPTMLGDRGLDAQTAASVMGVLGIGILSGRIITGALLDRFWQGFVAFPLLCLPAISCYVLLGDSITFPLAALAAFLLGFAAGAESDLIAYLTGRYFGMANYGKIYGMLYMPFGFFSALSPIIYASVRDNMGSYDPILSVAIFGFVIGGGLLLFLGRYPDSFPETDPSPTETLATEPS, from the coding sequence ATGACTGACCAGAACACAAGCCGTAATGAATTTGCGATGGGCTGGAAGGTCCTGCTTGCCGGCGTTCTCGGCGTGGCCTGTGGAGCATCGCCCATACCCTTTAATGTCATCGGCTTCACCGTCGAACCGTTGATTGAAGAATTTGGCTGGACCCGCACGCAGATACTCTTTCCGATAACGATTTTCGGGATTATCGCGTCCTTGCTGGCACCGTTTTTTGGCTCGCTCGCGGATAAATATGGTGTCCGGAAAGTGGCGCTCTATTCGCTGCTGGCTTTTGGCCTATCCTTTGCGGCTATGTCCTTCACGCCGACAGCTCAGGTGACATCCACGCTCTATATTTACTATGCCCTTTGGGTGGTTGTCGGACTGATTGGCATCGGCTCAACTCCTGTAAGCTGGAGCCGGGCGATCAACCTCTGGTTTTACAAAAACCGCGGACTTGCGCTCGGCATCTTGCTTTTGGGAACAAGTCTCGCCGCCATCGTCGTCCCCAAGCTCGCTGTGTGGGGCATTGAGAATTATGGCTGGCGGGCGATGTTTGCGATTGTCGCGGCGCTGCCGCTATTCGTTGCCTTGCCGCTGGGCTATTTCCTGTTTCGCGAACCGCGCCCGGAAGAACGACCCAAAGCAATTTTGAGCGACAGCGGCAACCTGACCGGCGTTACCTTGCGCGTGGCGCTAAAAGATTATCGGTTCTGGCTGATCTGGTTATCAATTGCCGTGATTGCCACAGCCTTTGGCGGCGCATTTATCAACCTGCCAACCATGCTCGGCGACCGCGGGCTCGATGCGCAAACGGCTGCATCCGTCATGGGCGTTCTGGGTATCGGCATATTGTCAGGCCGGATCATCACAGGCGCCTTACTCGACCGGTTCTGGCAGGGATTTGTAGCTTTTCCCCTACTCTGTCTGCCGGCCATCTCCTGCTACGTTCTGCTCGGCGACAGCATCACCTTTCCGCTCGCCGCGCTGGCGGCTTTCCTCCTCGGCTTTGCTGCCGGTGCGGAAAGCGATCTGATCGCCTATCTCACCGGACGCTATTTCGGCATGGCCAACTATGGTAAAATCTACGGCATGCTTTACATGCCCTTTGGTTTTTTCTCGGCCCTGTCACCGATTATCTATGCCAGCGTGCGTGACAATATGGGCAGCTATGACCCGATCCTGAGCGTCGCGATCTTCGGTTTCGTGATTGGCGGCGGGCTGCTCCTGTTCCTCGGTCGCTATCCCGATAGCTTCCCTGAAACCGATCCTTCCCCCACAGAAACCCTAGCCACGGAGCCAAGCTGA